A window of the Gossypium hirsutum isolate 1008001.06 chromosome A03, Gossypium_hirsutum_v2.1, whole genome shotgun sequence genome harbors these coding sequences:
- the LOC107886866 gene encoding helicase-like transcription factor CHR28 isoform X5 produces MDLQLNFKMLNPGICFLLWLRRIISSFTLMASTNPIDISSSDSELEIEDDEDKITSSLRPLPEWAVKHGTNSRGTGHARLSQTIPSPSQTQISNLNPSNVNNHALIKIPRHEPNDNVKASTVVIALDDDPEYFTGNGNIGQPWTVNSRIANGFGTDFEKLTSQQALKRTLPPSLQLSGPSSKPYILIDNVSSNLIRDSHGSSNLLAGPSFSNCQGYIGEHYSRGDSNEIMMYGNTSRILPPTLMHGKSVNHTQIAGPDGHAYRAGVSEERFSVNDERMVYQAALEDLNQPKVEATFPDGLLSVPLLRHQKIALDWMLQRETKSVYCMGGILADDQGLGKTISMIALIQMQKYLESKSKSEDPENHKTVALNLDDDNDNDNYNDNNNDTDELEEVKLKGESDDSKSVPEVSTSARAVSKRRLSAGTLVVCPASILRQWARELEDKVPEESKLSVLIYHGGSRTKDPSEFAKYDVVLTTYSIITNEVPKQPIVDDDEIDEKIGERYGLSSEFSINKKRKRASHVGMKMKKGKKGIDSSTIDPSAGALAKPAWFRVILDEAQTIKNHRTQVARACCSLRAKRRWCLSGTPIQNAIDDLYSYFRFLKYEPYSVYTAFCHGIKGSIAKDYVKGYKKLQAILKVVMLRRTKATLIDGEPIIKLPPKSVLMLKVDFTAEERDFYTQLEADSRSQFKAYAAAGTVNQNYANILLMLLRLRQACDHPLLVQGFDSDSIRKSDSVGQVSVEMAKSLPREMLINLVNCLEASAICLVCKDPPDDPVVTMCCHVFCYQCVSEHLTGDDNTCPARGCKEQLGADIVFSRSTLRICIADGHNGSLVHPQFENSVILQDEYSSSKIKTVIEILKSKCLLKNSSLESQSAIGCSETSLSSEQTYTETDHSGIGVVKRTTVYSNSLADRPMKAIVFSQWTRMLDLVEHSLRTHSINYRRLDGTMSLAARDRNVKDFNNDPESLISCRLL; encoded by the exons ATGGATTTGCAGCTTAACTTCAAGATGCTCAATCCTG GAATCTGCTTTCTCCTTTGGCTGAGGAGAATAATTAGCTCCTTTACTCTAATGGCTTCTACAAATCCGATAGACATCAGTTCCTCTGATAGTGAGTTGGAGATAGAAGATGATGAAGACAAAATTACCTCATCTTTAAGGCCTCTTCCTGAATGGGCAGTTAAACATGGCACAAATTCAAGGGGTACTG GTCATGCTAGGCTGTCTCAAACGATTCCTTCTCCCAGTCAAACACAAATTTCTAATTTAAACCCTTCAAATGTAAATAACCATGCGCTGATAAAAATTCCGAGACATGAGCCCAATGACAATGTTAAAGCCTCAACTGTAGTTATTGCCCTAGATGATGATCCTGAATATTTTACTGGGAATGGGAATATTGGTCAGCCTTGGACTGTTAATTCTCGAATTGCTAATGGTTTTGGTACTGATTTTGAGAAACTGACATCTCAGCAAGCTTTAAAGAGGACTCTTCCTCCTTCTCTTCAATTATCTGGACCAAGTAGCAAAccctatattttaattgataatgTGAGCAGCAATCTGATTCGTGATTCTCACGGAAGCTCTAACCTATTGGCTGGTCCTAGTTTTTCCAATTGCCAGGGATATATTGGAGAACATTACAGCAGGGGTGATAGTAATGAAATTATGATGTACGGAAACACTAGTAGGATCCTTCCTCCAACTTTGATGCATGGAAAGTCTGTTAATCATACACAGATTGCTGGTCCTGATGGCCATGCATATCGTGCTGGAGTAAGTGAAGAAAGATTTTCTGTAAATGATGAGAGAATGGTTTACCAAGCAGCACTGGAG GACCTCAACCAACCAAAAGTTGAAGCTACCTTTCCTGACGGTCTTTTGTCTGTTCCTCTTCTCAGACATCAG AAGATTGCATTAGATTGGATGCTTCAGAGAGAAACAAAAAGTGTGTATTGTATGGGTGGAATATTAGCTGATGACCAG GGCCTTGGTAAAACAATCTCGATGATTGCTCTTATACAAATGCAAAAGTATTTAGAGTCCAAGTCAAAATCAGAAGATCCAGAAAATCACAAAACTGTGGCACTGAATTTGGATGATGACAATGATAATGATAATTATAACGATAATAATAATGATACTGATGAGTTGGAAGAAGTGAAGCTGAAGGGAGAATCTGATGATTCCAAGTCAGTTCCGGAAGTGAGTACTTCTGCCAGGGCAGTCAGCAAACGGAGGCTGTCGGCAGGGACATTGGTTGTGTGTCCAGCGAGTATTCTTCGACAGTGGGCCAGGGAGCTGGAAGATAAAGTTCCGGAGGAATCTAAACTTTCTGTCCTCATCTATCATGGGGGTAGCAGAACTAAGGATCCTTCTGAATTTGCCAAGTATGATGTGGTTCTCACTACATATTCAATTATAACCAATGAAGTTCCTAAACAACCTATTGTTGATGATGATGAGATTGATGAAAAAATTGGGGAGAGATATGGATTATCTTCTGAATTTTCAATTAACAAGAAGAGGAAGAGAGCATCTCATGTTGgtatgaagatgaaaaagggtaAGAAAGGAATTGACAGCTCCACTATTGATCCTAGCGCTGGTGCGCTTGCTAAACCAGCTTGGTTTAGGGTGATACTGGATGAAGCccaaacaataaaaaatcatCGAACACAAGTTGCTAGAGCCTGCTGCTCTCTTCGAGCCAAGCGTAGGTGGTGCTTATCTGGAACACCTATACAAAATGCTATCGATGATTTATACAGCTATTTCAGGTTCCTGAAATATGAACCATATTCAGTATATACAGCATTTTGCCATGGGATAAAAGGTTCTATAGCTAAAGACTATGTAAAAGGTTACAAGAAGCTGCAAGCTATTCTGAAGGTAGTAATGCTGCGACGCACAAAAG CAACCTTGATTGATGGGGAGCCGATAATTAAGTTGCCGCCAAAGTCAGTTCTCATGTTGAAAGTGGACTTTACAGCTGAGGAGCGGGATTTCTATACCCAGCTGGAAGCTGATTCACGTTCTCAATTTAAG GCATATGCAGCTGCTGGCACGGTGAACCAAAATTATGCAAATATTCTTTTGATGCTTTTGCGCCTTCGTCAGGCTTGTGACCACCCACTCCTTGTCCAAGGATTTGACTCTGACTCCATTCGAAAGTCTGACTCTGTTGGACAAGTTTCTGTGGAAATGGCAAAGTCACTTCCTAGAGAAATGCTGATTAATCTAGTGAACTGCTTGGAAGCTTCTGCCATATGTCTTGTATGCAAA GATCCACCTGATGACCCCGTTGTTACCATGTGTTGTCATGTTTTCTGCTACCAGTGCGTGTCGGAACATCTGACTGGTGATGATAATACATGCCCTGCACGTGGATGTAAAGAACAACTTGGCGCTGATATAGTTTTCTCTAGAAGTACTCTTAGGATCTGTATTGCGGATGGTCATAATGGTAGTCTTGTGCATCCTCAGTTTGAAAATTCAGTGATTTTACAGGATGAGTACAGTTCATCAAAAATCAAGACTGTCATTGAAATTCTTAAGTCAAAATGTTTATTAAAGAATTCAAGTCTGGAATCGCAGAGTGCTATTGGATGCAGTGAAACTTCTTTGTCCTCTGAGCAGACATATACAGAAACTGACCATTCAGGCATTGGAGTTGTAAAGCGCACAACAGTTTATTCCAACTCACTAGCTGACCGACCGATGAAAGCAATTGTTTTCTCACAGTGGACTAGAATGTTAGACTTAGTGGAGCACTCACTACGTACTCATAGTATAAACTATAGGAGGCTTGATGGGACAATGTCTTTAGCAGCGCGAGACAGGAATGTCAAAGATTTCAATAATGACCCTGAG TCATTGATTTCTTGCAGGTTACTGTGA
- the LOC107886866 gene encoding helicase-like transcription factor CHR28 isoform X4, which produces MASTNPIDISSSDSELEIEDDEDKITSSLRPLPEWAVKHGTNSRGHARLSQTIPSPSQTQISNLNPSNVNNHALIKIPRHEPNDNVKASTVVIALDDDPEYFTGNGNIGQPWTVNSRIANGFGTDFEKLTSQQALKRTLPPSLQLSGPSSKPYILIDNVSSNLIRDSHGSSNLLAGPSFSNCQGYIGEHYSRGDSNEIMMYGNTSRILPPTLMHGKSVNHTQIAGPDGHAYRAGVSEERFSVNDERMVYQAALEDLNQPKVEATFPDGLLSVPLLRHQKIALDWMLQRETKSVYCMGGILADDQGLGKTISMIALIQMQKYLESKSKSEDPENHKTVALNLDDDNDNDNYNDNNNDTDELEEVKLKGESDDSKSVPEVSTSARAVSKRRLSAGTLVVCPASILRQWARELEDKVPEESKLSVLIYHGGSRTKDPSEFAKYDVVLTTYSIITNEVPKQPIVDDDEIDEKIGERYGLSSEFSINKKRKRASHVGMKMKKGKKGIDSSTIDPSAGALAKPAWFRVILDEAQTIKNHRTQVARACCSLRAKRRWCLSGTPIQNAIDDLYSYFRFLKYEPYSVYTAFCHGIKGSIAKDYVKGYKKLQAILKVVMLRRTKATLIDGEPIIKLPPKSVLMLKVDFTAEERDFYTQLEADSRSQFKAYAAAGTVNQNYANILLMLLRLRQACDHPLLVQGFDSDSIRKSDSVGQVSVEMAKSLPREMLINLVNCLEASAICLVCKDPPDDPVVTMCCHVFCYQCVSEHLTGDDNTCPARGCKEQLGADIVFSRSTLRICIADGHNGSLVHPQFENSVILQDEYSSSKIKTVIEILKSKCLLKNSSLESQSAIGCSETSLSSEQTYTETDHSGIGVVKRTTVYSNSLADRPMKAIVFSQWTRMLDLVEHSLRTHSINYRRLDGTMSLAARDRNVKDFNNDPEVTVMLMSLKAGNLGLNMVAACHVILLDLWWNPTTEDQAIDRAHRIGQTRPVNVTRITIKDTVEDRILSLQEEKRKMVASAFGEDQSGSSATRLTVEDLRYLFMGD; this is translated from the exons ATGGCTTCTACAAATCCGATAGACATCAGTTCCTCTGATAGTGAGTTGGAGATAGAAGATGATGAAGACAAAATTACCTCATCTTTAAGGCCTCTTCCTGAATGGGCAGTTAAACATGGCACAAATTCAAGGG GTCATGCTAGGCTGTCTCAAACGATTCCTTCTCCCAGTCAAACACAAATTTCTAATTTAAACCCTTCAAATGTAAATAACCATGCGCTGATAAAAATTCCGAGACATGAGCCCAATGACAATGTTAAAGCCTCAACTGTAGTTATTGCCCTAGATGATGATCCTGAATATTTTACTGGGAATGGGAATATTGGTCAGCCTTGGACTGTTAATTCTCGAATTGCTAATGGTTTTGGTACTGATTTTGAGAAACTGACATCTCAGCAAGCTTTAAAGAGGACTCTTCCTCCTTCTCTTCAATTATCTGGACCAAGTAGCAAAccctatattttaattgataatgTGAGCAGCAATCTGATTCGTGATTCTCACGGAAGCTCTAACCTATTGGCTGGTCCTAGTTTTTCCAATTGCCAGGGATATATTGGAGAACATTACAGCAGGGGTGATAGTAATGAAATTATGATGTACGGAAACACTAGTAGGATCCTTCCTCCAACTTTGATGCATGGAAAGTCTGTTAATCATACACAGATTGCTGGTCCTGATGGCCATGCATATCGTGCTGGAGTAAGTGAAGAAAGATTTTCTGTAAATGATGAGAGAATGGTTTACCAAGCAGCACTGGAG GACCTCAACCAACCAAAAGTTGAAGCTACCTTTCCTGACGGTCTTTTGTCTGTTCCTCTTCTCAGACATCAG AAGATTGCATTAGATTGGATGCTTCAGAGAGAAACAAAAAGTGTGTATTGTATGGGTGGAATATTAGCTGATGACCAG GGCCTTGGTAAAACAATCTCGATGATTGCTCTTATACAAATGCAAAAGTATTTAGAGTCCAAGTCAAAATCAGAAGATCCAGAAAATCACAAAACTGTGGCACTGAATTTGGATGATGACAATGATAATGATAATTATAACGATAATAATAATGATACTGATGAGTTGGAAGAAGTGAAGCTGAAGGGAGAATCTGATGATTCCAAGTCAGTTCCGGAAGTGAGTACTTCTGCCAGGGCAGTCAGCAAACGGAGGCTGTCGGCAGGGACATTGGTTGTGTGTCCAGCGAGTATTCTTCGACAGTGGGCCAGGGAGCTGGAAGATAAAGTTCCGGAGGAATCTAAACTTTCTGTCCTCATCTATCATGGGGGTAGCAGAACTAAGGATCCTTCTGAATTTGCCAAGTATGATGTGGTTCTCACTACATATTCAATTATAACCAATGAAGTTCCTAAACAACCTATTGTTGATGATGATGAGATTGATGAAAAAATTGGGGAGAGATATGGATTATCTTCTGAATTTTCAATTAACAAGAAGAGGAAGAGAGCATCTCATGTTGgtatgaagatgaaaaagggtaAGAAAGGAATTGACAGCTCCACTATTGATCCTAGCGCTGGTGCGCTTGCTAAACCAGCTTGGTTTAGGGTGATACTGGATGAAGCccaaacaataaaaaatcatCGAACACAAGTTGCTAGAGCCTGCTGCTCTCTTCGAGCCAAGCGTAGGTGGTGCTTATCTGGAACACCTATACAAAATGCTATCGATGATTTATACAGCTATTTCAGGTTCCTGAAATATGAACCATATTCAGTATATACAGCATTTTGCCATGGGATAAAAGGTTCTATAGCTAAAGACTATGTAAAAGGTTACAAGAAGCTGCAAGCTATTCTGAAGGTAGTAATGCTGCGACGCACAAAAG CAACCTTGATTGATGGGGAGCCGATAATTAAGTTGCCGCCAAAGTCAGTTCTCATGTTGAAAGTGGACTTTACAGCTGAGGAGCGGGATTTCTATACCCAGCTGGAAGCTGATTCACGTTCTCAATTTAAG GCATATGCAGCTGCTGGCACGGTGAACCAAAATTATGCAAATATTCTTTTGATGCTTTTGCGCCTTCGTCAGGCTTGTGACCACCCACTCCTTGTCCAAGGATTTGACTCTGACTCCATTCGAAAGTCTGACTCTGTTGGACAAGTTTCTGTGGAAATGGCAAAGTCACTTCCTAGAGAAATGCTGATTAATCTAGTGAACTGCTTGGAAGCTTCTGCCATATGTCTTGTATGCAAA GATCCACCTGATGACCCCGTTGTTACCATGTGTTGTCATGTTTTCTGCTACCAGTGCGTGTCGGAACATCTGACTGGTGATGATAATACATGCCCTGCACGTGGATGTAAAGAACAACTTGGCGCTGATATAGTTTTCTCTAGAAGTACTCTTAGGATCTGTATTGCGGATGGTCATAATGGTAGTCTTGTGCATCCTCAGTTTGAAAATTCAGTGATTTTACAGGATGAGTACAGTTCATCAAAAATCAAGACTGTCATTGAAATTCTTAAGTCAAAATGTTTATTAAAGAATTCAAGTCTGGAATCGCAGAGTGCTATTGGATGCAGTGAAACTTCTTTGTCCTCTGAGCAGACATATACAGAAACTGACCATTCAGGCATTGGAGTTGTAAAGCGCACAACAGTTTATTCCAACTCACTAGCTGACCGACCGATGAAAGCAATTGTTTTCTCACAGTGGACTAGAATGTTAGACTTAGTGGAGCACTCACTACGTACTCATAGTATAAACTATAGGAGGCTTGATGGGACAATGTCTTTAGCAGCGCGAGACAGGAATGTCAAAGATTTCAATAATGACCCTGAG GTTACTGTGATGCTCATGTCGTTAAAAGCTGGAAACCTTGGTTTGAATATGGTTGCTGCATGTCATGTTATCCTTTTGGACCTTTGGTGGAATCCAACTACTGAAGACCAGGCTATTGATCGAGCACATAGAATTGGACAGACTCGTCCTGTTAATGTAACTCGGATCACCATTAAAGATACAGTTGAAGATAGAATATTATCTCTTCAG gaggagaaaagaaaaatggttgCTTCTGCTTTTGGTGAAGATCAAAGTGGGAGCTCCGCAACTCGATTAACTGTGGAAGATCTCAGATATCTATTTATGGGTGATTAG